Proteins encoded in a region of the Dorea longicatena genome:
- a CDS encoding sodium-dependent transporter, with product MEKEKNNRSSFSGKIGFVLSAAGASVGLGNIWRFPYLAAKYGGGIFLLIYILLALTFGYTMIVAESALGRMTRKSPVGAFKFFGKKAGWLSFGGWINAIIPVLIVPYYSVIGGWVIKYFVEYLKGNGAKLAEDGYFSKFISNGLSTEICFIVFCMFTLIIIYAGVRNGIERVSKFMMPILVVLSVIIAIYSVTRPGALAGVKYFLVPNPKNFSWMTVVTAMGQMFYSLSIAMGILVTFGSYMKKDTSIEDSTRNVEVFDTAIAIMAGLMIIPAVFAFSGGDPDTLQAGPSLMFITIPKVFNSMGFGTFAGILFFLLVLFAAVTSSIALTESAVSTVEDELKWSRKKSTVIVGFIMIILGTLSCLGYGPLSFVKIIGMQFLDFFDFLTNSVMMPIAALMTSLFVSKVVGVDRMEEEIRHGESKFRRKKIFVVMIKYLCPIFAIIILVSSVANAFGWISM from the coding sequence ATGGAAAAAGAAAAAAATAACAGAAGTTCCTTTTCAGGAAAAATAGGATTCGTTCTGTCTGCGGCAGGCGCATCCGTCGGTCTGGGAAATATCTGGAGATTCCCCTATCTGGCCGCAAAATATGGTGGAGGTATATTCCTCCTAATCTACATCCTGCTTGCGCTGACATTTGGTTATACAATGATCGTTGCGGAATCAGCTCTTGGACGTATGACAAGAAAGAGTCCGGTTGGTGCGTTTAAATTCTTTGGCAAAAAGGCCGGATGGTTGTCGTTCGGTGGATGGATCAATGCAATCATTCCTGTTTTGATCGTACCGTATTATTCTGTCATCGGAGGATGGGTAATTAAATATTTTGTGGAATACCTGAAAGGGAATGGCGCAAAATTAGCAGAAGATGGATATTTTTCAAAATTTATATCCAATGGCCTTTCTACGGAAATATGCTTTATTGTTTTCTGTATGTTCACATTGATCATTATCTATGCGGGTGTCCGTAATGGAATTGAGCGTGTTTCCAAGTTCATGATGCCGATACTGGTGGTATTGTCTGTGATCATTGCAATCTATTCGGTGACAAGACCGGGTGCGCTGGCTGGTGTGAAATACTTCCTTGTACCAAATCCTAAAAACTTTTCATGGATGACGGTTGTAACAGCCATGGGACAGATGTTCTATTCTCTGTCAATTGCTATGGGTATTTTGGTCACATTTGGCTCTTACATGAAAAAAGACACGTCCATCGAAGATTCGACAAGGAATGTTGAAGTATTTGATACTGCAATTGCAATTATGGCTGGTCTGATGATTATTCCGGCTGTATTTGCATTCTCAGGTGGAGATCCTGATACGCTGCAGGCAGGTCCGTCATTAATGTTTATTACAATTCCAAAGGTGTTTAACAGCATGGGATTTGGAACGTTTGCAGGAATCCTGTTCTTTTTACTTGTATTATTTGCTGCTGTTACGAGTTCTATCGCATTAACAGAAAGTGCAGTTTCTACAGTAGAAGATGAATTGAAATGGAGCCGTAAGAAATCCACAGTTATTGTGGGATTCATTATGATTATTCTCGGAACATTGTCATGCCTTGGATATGGACCATTATCATTCGTAAAGATTATCGGAATGCAGTTCCTGGACTTCTTTGACTTCCTTACCAATTCTGTAATGATGCCGATTGCTGCGTTGATGACAAGTTTATTTGTATCTAAAGTAGTTGGTGTGGATCGTATGGAAGAAGAAATCCGGCATGGGGAAAGTAAATTCCGCAGAAAGAAGATATTTGTCGTAATGATCAAGTATCTGTGCCCAATCTTTGCTATTATTATTCTGGTCAGTTCGGTAGCAAATGCATTTGGGTGGATTTCAATGTAA
- a CDS encoding IS110 family transposase, protein MISVGIDVSKGKSTVCILKPYGEIVSKPFNITHTQKDLSELSSMLFRLNDEVKIVMEATGIYHLPVLTYLQEKGFFVSVINPYLMKSYRNESLRKAKTDKIDSRIIANYGIDHWFKMKEFQISGVIYEELKLLGQQYRHYMKLHLLSLAELTHLLDLTMPGIKNLLASWNETNRKDKRSDFVERFWHYDVITSMSEQEFTEKYILWAKEKKYVPSQEKAKVIYTLAQESIPTLPSETSSVKMLVTEAVRVLKEVDATLGLILSRMQEIAKTLPEYSVVREMGGVGNTLAPKLIAEIGDVRRFRNGKALVAFAGIDPPPYESGQFVGCNRKISKRGSASLRKVGYETMRSLKMRSRPEDPVYRYVVKKESEGKSKKSAKIAGLNKFLRIYYARVTELYKNI, encoded by the coding sequence ATGATCAGCGTAGGAATTGATGTATCAAAAGGGAAAAGTACAGTATGTATTTTGAAACCATATGGAGAGATTGTTAGTAAGCCTTTCAATATTACCCATACCCAAAAGGATTTAAGCGAATTATCTTCCATGCTTTTCAGACTAAATGATGAAGTCAAAATCGTTATGGAAGCAACCGGAATTTATCATCTTCCAGTTCTTACATATTTACAGGAAAAAGGATTTTTTGTTTCTGTAATTAATCCGTATCTTATGAAAAGTTATCGTAACGAAAGTCTGCGAAAAGCCAAAACCGACAAGATTGATTCCCGTATCATTGCTAATTATGGAATTGATCATTGGTTTAAAATGAAAGAATTTCAAATTTCTGGAGTGATTTATGAAGAGTTGAAGTTGCTTGGACAGCAATATCGGCATTATATGAAGCTTCATCTTTTATCTCTCGCTGAATTGACCCATCTTTTAGATTTGACCATGCCTGGAATAAAGAATCTTCTTGCAAGTTGGAATGAAACAAATCGGAAAGATAAAAGAAGTGATTTTGTGGAACGTTTTTGGCATTATGATGTAATAACATCTATGTCTGAACAGGAATTTACTGAAAAGTATATACTTTGGGCAAAAGAAAAGAAATACGTCCCAAGCCAGGAAAAAGCCAAAGTTATATACACCCTGGCTCAGGAAAGTATTCCCACATTACCTTCAGAAACCTCATCGGTCAAAATGCTGGTGACTGAAGCAGTTCGGGTGCTCAAGGAAGTTGATGCAACCCTTGGTCTAATTTTATCACGGATGCAGGAAATAGCCAAGACTTTGCCAGAATATTCGGTTGTAAGAGAAATGGGTGGAGTGGGAAATACATTAGCCCCAAAGTTAATTGCAGAAATAGGAGATGTTCGCAGATTTCGCAACGGGAAGGCATTGGTTGCATTCGCAGGAATTGATCCACCACCGTATGAATCTGGCCAATTTGTAGGTTGTAATAGGAAAATCTCGAAACGTGGTTCAGCATCATTGCGCAAAGTAGGATACGAAACAATGAGAAGTTTAAAAATGCGTTCCAGGCCAGAAGATCCGGTTTACCGATATGTTGTAAAAAAGGAATCAGAAGGTAAAAGTAAAAAATCAGCAAAGATAGCCGGATTAAATAAGTTTTTACGCATTTATTATGCTCGAGTAACCGAACTATATAAAAATATATAA
- a CDS encoding M20 family metallopeptidase, whose amino-acid sequence MDYYKRALELNDETVKNRRYFHTNAETGLHMPMACAYVMDKLTKYGLTPSRCGEGVTATVGNGGKVLLLRADMDALPMPEESGLSFACPTGKEAHACGHDFHAAMLLTAAKMLKENEAELKGTVKFMFQPAEETFEGSKNMIEHGILENPKVDAALAYHVSPGQMPVGIYMYNSTGTMMYSVDGFHIEIKGKGAHGAYPQNSVDPINIAAHVYFALQSVIARETDPSKACLMTVGKFQAGTAANIIPDTAVLEGTIRTNDKDSRELLVRRMKETAIRTAETFGGTAKITMISEVPPLICNPEFTEQIVGFMKELDIPKLTPYPGISASASEDFANIAEQVPSAFMYLSAGYMDDRGKYSAHNPKVQFNEDVCPIGAACLAHCATRYLNRFGI is encoded by the coding sequence ATGGATTATTATAAGAGAGCTCTTGAGCTCAATGATGAAACAGTTAAAAACAGACGTTACTTCCACACGAATGCAGAAACGGGACTTCATATGCCAATGGCCTGTGCATATGTGATGGACAAATTGACCAAATATGGCTTAACACCTTCCCGATGTGGTGAAGGTGTGACCGCTACTGTCGGAAACGGCGGCAAAGTCTTATTATTACGAGCCGACATGGATGCGCTCCCGATGCCGGAAGAAAGCGGACTTTCATTTGCCTGCCCGACCGGAAAAGAAGCACATGCCTGCGGACATGATTTTCACGCTGCCATGTTACTGACCGCTGCAAAAATGCTAAAAGAAAATGAGGCCGAGTTAAAAGGCACAGTCAAATTTATGTTCCAGCCTGCGGAAGAAACATTCGAAGGCAGTAAAAATATGATAGAACATGGTATCCTGGAGAATCCGAAAGTAGATGCGGCACTGGCCTATCATGTATCTCCAGGGCAGATGCCGGTTGGAATTTACATGTATAACAGTACAGGAACTATGATGTACTCCGTTGACGGTTTTCATATTGAAATCAAAGGAAAGGGAGCACATGGTGCCTATCCTCAGAATTCCGTTGATCCGATCAATATTGCAGCCCATGTATATTTTGCACTGCAGTCTGTAATCGCCCGTGAGACAGATCCTTCCAAAGCCTGTCTTATGACCGTCGGTAAATTCCAGGCCGGAACCGCCGCCAATATCATTCCTGATACTGCCGTTCTCGAAGGAACTATTCGAACGAACGATAAAGATTCCAGAGAACTTCTGGTACGAAGAATGAAAGAAACGGCAATCCGGACAGCCGAAACTTTCGGAGGAACAGCCAAAATCACTATGATCTCGGAAGTACCGCCTCTGATCTGCAATCCGGAATTTACCGAACAGATCGTCGGCTTCATGAAGGAACTGGATATTCCGAAACTAACCCCTTACCCAGGCATATCCGCAAGTGCTTCTGAAGATTTTGCAAATATTGCAGAGCAAGTACCATCCGCTTTCATGTATCTGTCTGCCGGATATATGGATGATCGCGGGAAGTATTCTGCACATAACCCAAAGGTACAGTTTAATGAGGATGTGTGTCCGATCGGGGCTGCGTGTCTGGCGCACTGTGCGACCCGTTATTTAAATCGATTTGGGATTTAA
- the plsX gene encoding phosphate acyltransferase PlsX, protein MSEITVIALDAMGGDNAPGEMVKGAVDALGREQDIKVYLLGKEDIVNAELQKYTYDKNRLEVVNTTEVIETAEPPVNAIRRKKDSSIVVGMKMVKEGKADAFVSAGSSGAILVGGQVIVGRIKGVERPPLASLIPTEKGVALLIDCGANVDARASHLVQFAKMGSIYMEHVVGIKNPKVGIVNIGAEEEKGNALVKETFPLLKEEKELNFIGSVEAREIPHGQADVIVTEAFSGNVILKLYEGVGAVLISKVKEGLMSTLRSKIGALLIKPALKTTLKSFDASEYGGAPLLGLNGLVVKTHGSSKAKEVSNTLIQCVTFKKQKINEKIKESIQSEQKSAE, encoded by the coding sequence ATGTCAGAAATTACGGTGATAGCATTGGACGCCATGGGCGGGGATAATGCACCGGGTGAAATGGTAAAAGGAGCAGTAGATGCTCTTGGACGTGAACAGGATATAAAGGTATATCTGCTTGGCAAAGAAGATATAGTGAATGCTGAATTGCAGAAGTATACTTATGATAAGAACAGACTGGAAGTTGTGAATACAACAGAAGTAATAGAGACTGCCGAACCTCCGGTGAATGCGATCAGAAGAAAGAAAGATTCTTCTATTGTAGTCGGAATGAAGATGGTAAAGGAAGGAAAGGCTGATGCATTTGTATCTGCTGGAAGTTCCGGAGCAATTCTGGTAGGCGGACAGGTAATCGTTGGAAGGATCAAAGGTGTAGAGCGGCCACCACTTGCGTCACTGATCCCGACAGAGAAGGGTGTAGCACTTCTGATCGACTGTGGAGCGAATGTAGATGCCAGAGCCTCACATCTGGTTCAGTTTGCCAAGATGGGTTCTATCTATATGGAACATGTAGTTGGTATTAAGAATCCGAAAGTTGGGATTGTAAATATCGGAGCAGAAGAAGAAAAAGGTAATGCACTGGTAAAGGAGACGTTTCCTCTTTTAAAAGAAGAAAAAGAACTGAATTTTATCGGAAGTGTAGAAGCAAGAGAGATTCCGCATGGACAGGCTGATGTCATTGTGACAGAAGCATTTTCGGGCAATGTAATCCTTAAGCTATATGAAGGTGTCGGAGCGGTACTGATCAGTAAGGTAAAAGAAGGACTGATGTCCACACTCAGAAGCAAGATCGGAGCATTGCTTATCAAACCGGCGTTAAAAACAACTTTAAAGTCATTTGATGCAAGTGAGTATGGCGGTGCGCCATTGCTTGGATTAAACGGTCTGGTCGTAAAGACACATGGAAGTTCGAAAGCAAAAGAAGTCAGCAATACACTGATCCAATGTGTGACATTTAAAAAGCAGAAAATTAATGAAAAGATCAAAGAAAGTATTCAATCGGAGCAAAAATCCGCTGAATAA
- the acpP gene encoding acyl carrier protein: MELEKLKEIIADVLNVEVNDITEDTTFVDDLGADSLDIFQIIMGIEETFDIEIDNDDAEQISTVGDAVEQIKNATNNN, translated from the coding sequence ATGGAACTTGAAAAATTAAAAGAAATCATCGCTGATGTATTAAATGTAGAAGTGAATGATATTACAGAGGACACAACATTTGTAGATGATCTGGGAGCAGACTCCCTTGATATCTTCCAGATTATTATGGGAATAGAAGAAACATTTGACATTGAGATCGATAATGATGACGCTGAGCAGATCTCTACAGTTGGAGATGCTGTTGAGCAGATCAAGAATGCAACAAATAATAACTAG